CCCGAACCACGGCCGGCCGAAATCGTGTGGCGATGGTGAATGCCACTCCCCCAATCCGTTCCGGAATCAACGGTCCGGCCCTATGGGTGACGGAATCCCGAACCGGAATGCCGTTGGTTCGCTCCGTCAGTCGCCCCGGCCCGAGTCCACGGGGCGTGTGCCTCTGTATCCGATCCGCGGTCAGAGATCCGACCACGTCATCTAGAACTGCGGTGGGTCTCCGTCTCGCGCCTGTTCCGTGACGAGCAGTCGCGAGGGTGTCCGACACTCCTCAACACATGGCAACACGCCGTCTCTGTGACCCAACTGGTGGAGGGCACTACGAGGGGATGTATGTGCTGCTTCAGTTATGCAGGTGGGCCCGAGAGATCGTTCTACCGGGCCGGAGCGGCGGTGTCTCTCCGGAGACTATGGTCATTGCTTCCTTGTAACATACTTTCCCCGTCGGTTTTGGGGAAATTTATACCGGATGACTTCCAAGTGACTGGTGATATGGCTACAGACACGCGAAAAGTTATTCTGGGCGCTGCGCTGCTGGTGATAAGCACTGTACTCATCCTTGGTACAGGGGCAATCAACATCGGCATCCCGGCCGCTGCCGGAGCGCTAGCTGCACTGGGGTTGGCCGCCGGGGCCCTCCTCGTTGGAACGTCAGAAGACGGTCGTCCGGTCTAATCGCTGAGAGAGTCTTTTCCTTCGATGGCAACCCAGAAACAAGGAGCGGTGAGCCCGTCGAACCGCAGGAAGCTATGTTCGTGATTGGCACAGCGACGGTGTGACCGCCCACACACTGGGTCGGCTATAGCAGGAATCGATCGGAGTCGTCGCTCATGTCGATAAACCCGTCAACGGCCGCTTTGAGGTCTTCGGAGGACGACTCCTCGAAGCCCATCGCCTCGACGCGACAGCCCTCGTGGCGGAGATAGCGACACACACGAGCGAAGTCGCCGTCGCCGGTACAGAGCACCACCGTATCGACGTGATTCGCCAGCGAGACCGCATCGAGACTCATCCCGACATCCCAGTCGGCCTTCTTCGATCCGTCCTGAAATGTCTTGATGTCCTTGATGCGCGTCTCGAAGCCGATGTCGACGAGCGCTTCGAAAAACGACTCTTCCTCTGGCGAATCCGCGCGGATGACGTAGGCGATAGCGCGGGTCAGTTCACGGTCGTCAACGGCCTCTTGCAGTAGTGCCTCGTAGTCGATGTTTCGCGAGTAAAGACTCCGGGCAGTGTGATAGAGGTTTTGCGCGTCGGCCAGTACGGCCACGCGTTGTCCCGGATGTGAGACAGTCATACCCTGATTTTTCTCCCGGACTGGGATAGGTTTTCGGGGTTTGGAGAACGGCCCGAGCGTGTCAGACTGGCAGCCAGTCCGTCCTCAGCGAGAACACTGCCAGACGTGATGGTGTAAACGTCACCGAGTATTTGTTGTCGTGCTCGGAGTCCAGAGCGACGTGAGTGTATCATGACGGCTACGTGTGGGTACAGCCACGACGTCTCCGGCGAGCGGTTCGATGCCCCGATCACCTACACGAGACCGCTCGGGTTCGTCATTTTCAGTATCGTCAGTTTCGTTTCGATAATCCTTGGGCTTCCCGAGGCGGCTGGGACACTACTGAGCTTCGTTATTGCCATCGAAGCGTTCATCGGCGGATTCACCATTGCGCTGTTTGTCGTTACACTCACACGGTCGATCAGTCGCTGAGCCGGTGTCTACACCGGACGCACCGTCGGACAAGAGCGCAAGCGATAAGTCCCTCACAGTTGATCAAATAGATATGCGACGACGCGCCACGACTTCGCCGGGACCGCTGACCGCTAGCCAGCGCGTCGTCTCGAAAGCAAAACGCAAGCAGTCTTTCTGATGGCTCGTTGCGGGCGTAGCGACCCCGTCCCGGGCCGCCTTTTCAGGTATCGACAGACCGGACACCCCACCCAACAACATAACAGACACAGCAATGACAGATATCGACTTCCGCGGCGTGTTCCCAGCGATGTGCACGCCGTTCGATCAGGACGGCAGTATTGACTTCGAAACGCTCCGAGAAGACGCCCAGCGGCTCGAATCCGCTGGTGTGGACGGGCTTGTTCCCGTCGGCTCGACCGGCGAGTCGGCGACGCTCTCACACGATGAACACATCGAGGTCGTCGAGGCGGTCATCGATGCTGTCGACGACGTGCCGGTTATCGCCGGCTCAGGGTCGAACAACACCAAGGAAGCACTGGAGCTATCCCGGCGCTCCGCCGACGCCGGCGCTGACGCCCTGTTGCTCATCTCGCCGTACTACAACAAGCCCGAACAGCAGGGGTTCATCGACCACTACACGACGCTGGCTGACGCCGTCGACCTGCCACAGATAGTGTACAACGTCCCCTCGCGAACGGGCCAGAACATCGAACCGGATACCGCGGCCGAACTCGCGACACACCCGAACATCCGTGCCTACAAGGCCGCAAGCGGCGACATGAACCAGATTTCAGAGATCATCGAACGTACCCGGGACGAGGACTTCGCGGTGCTGTCCGGCGACGACGGGATGACGCTGCCGATGCTGTCGGTCGGTGGAACCGGCTGTATCTCCGTCTCAGCCAACATTGAACCGGAGCGCACCTGCGCGATGGTCGGTGCGGCGCTGTCCGGCGACTTCGAGCGAGCGCGAGCGATTCACCACGAACTCGGCCCACTGTTCCGCGCGATGTTCGTCGAGACCAACCCCATCCCGGTCAAGGAAGCCATGCGAATCCGGGGCTACGGCCCGGCACATCTCCGCTCGCCGCTGACACGGCTCTCCGACGAGCACCTCGACCATCTGCGCGACGTGCTGGCGTCCCTCGAAACCGAGGACTTGGAAGACGAGTACGCGGAGGCCGAGCGATGACGCGGGTGGCGGTCAACGGGGTCACCGGCCAGATGGGTGGCGCCGTCATCGAGGCCGCCACCGACAGCGAAGTCGTGGTCGGTTTCGCCACGAGCGACACGGACGCGGTCGACGGCGTCCCGGTCGTCCATCCGACGGACGCCGCCGCAGCGCTCCGGGAGTACGATGTCGACGTCGTGATCGACTTCGCCGTTCCCGAAGGGACGCTGGCCGTCGTCGAGGCCTGCGTCGAGACGGGCGTCCCGATGGTCGTCGGGACCACCGGCTTCGACGAGGACGGGATGGCTCGTCTAAGCGCCGCCAGCGAGGAGATTCCGCTGTTGAAAGCAACGAATTTCTCGCAGGGGATTCAGGTCCTCCAGCGCCTCGTCAGCGAGGCGGTCGGTACGCTTGATGACTACGACCTCGAACTGATGGAGACCCACCACAACCGCAAGGTCGACGCCCCGTCGGGGACGGCCAATAGTATCCTCAACGTGATTCAGGAAGAGCGCGACGTGGAGCCGGTGTACGGCCGGGAAGGGCACGCCCCGCGCGAAGACGACGAAATCGGCGTGTTCGCCCGCCGCGCCGGCGACATTCGCGGCGAACACGAACTCGTGCTGGCCGGCAACGACGAAGTCCTCTCGCTCTCCCATCGGGCCGAGGACCGCGGCGTGTTCGCCGCCGGTGCACTCGATGCAGCGACGTGGCTCGTCGGCCGTGACGCCGGCTGGTACGAGTTTGGCGACGTAGTGGACGCCTGAGAAGGAGAGAGCAAGCACCACAGAGAGTGTGTCAGCCACGTGGCGAAGTCGCTGATTTCTCGTCTGGACAGCGGAGCTGAGAAGCCACCCTCTGTGAGATGGACAGTCCCTGAAAACTAGTATGTCATAATACACACTCGAATACTTCTCTTGATATTACGGTTAGCCTTATATATTAGAATTATCGAATACCGTGTATGGCTACGAACCAACGCGTACAACTGCCAGCGGCCGACTGCCCGCGGTGTGCCAGTGAATTCGAAGTGACGACGCCACGCATCAGTATGTGTCAGGAATGCGGGTACATTCCCGGACGCGGGTCCGACTGAAAGAACGGCATTCGAAGAATGTGATATGGTAGCATACCCGTCCCGAAACCCCGATAGGTAAGCCCCCGGCATCGCAACCGAGTAGTATGAGCCTCAAAGCCGATATCGACGACCTCTGGCAACTGAAACAGGACGGCCTGTCAGCGACTGATGCGACCGATGATCACCGTGCAGTGCTTGATGAATTCCTCGCGGCACTGGAAGCCGGCGAGGTCCGCGCCGCGGAGAAGTCCGGCGGTGAGTGGGAGGCAAACGCTTGGGTCAAGCAGGGTATTCTCCTGAACTTCGGCCTGCGCGAGACCGGCGCTCGCGAGTACGGCGGCGTCGACTACCACGACGTGCTCCCGCTCCGAGAGACAGCGGACCTCGGCGAGCGCGGCACACGAAACACGCCGGACGGCACGACCATCCGCCGGGGCGCATACCTCGGTGAGGACTGCATCATGATGTCGCCCTCCTTCGTCAACATCGGGGCCTATGTCGGCGACGGAACGCTCGTCGATTCCTGTGACACCGTCGGCTCCTGCGCCCAGATCGGCGAGAACGTCAAGCTCGGCGCGAACACGCTCATCGGCGGCGTCCTCGAACCGGTCGAGAGCGCGCCGGTCATCGTCGAGGACGAGGTGTCACTGGGCGCTGGCTGTCGCGTCACCAGCGGGTTCGTCGTCGGCGAAGGGTCGATTGTGGGCGAGAACACGCTTCTGACGCCGCGGATTCCGGTGTACGACCTCGTGGAAGATGAGGTGCTGTACGGCGAGCTGCCACCGGAGCGGCGCGCGTTCCAGCGGTTCGTCGATTCCTCGGTCGGCGAGAACGACCTCATCCCCGGCGGCGCGTACAAGCCCGCCGTCGTGGCGACCGACGTGGAGGAGGAGACACTGGAAGCGACTGAGAGAGAAGACGCGCTTCGGGAGTAGCGAGGAAGCGACCAGAGGGAAGCTTCCTCGACGGAACGGCGAACGTCGTGAGCCGTGGAGTAGCGAGATTCTGAGCGACGCGAAGAATCTCGATACGCGAGCGGGAACGGAGTGACCCGCGAGCAGCGGCAGGCAGTGTTTTCGAACGAAAACCGCCGGCTCGACATCCCCTCAGACAAACACTGATGCCTGATTCTCACAGCCAGCGAACATGTAAGGCCACATTACCGGCAGTACACTATCGGCTGGTATTTGGTACCATGGGTCAAATATGTTCGCATGAGCCAGCAACACGTCAGCACTCGCGTTGCGAATCTGATACGGTTCAAATGGGTCACTGGAGCGATGAGTGGACTTGTCGCCGGCATCGGGATGGGAATCGTCTTCCACGCGGGGGCGAACCTCATGCCGTTCGTCGGAGCGCTGTACGGGTGGCCCACAGTCGTCGGCGGGTGGGTCGTTCACCTAGTGAACAGCGCCGTCGCCGGGTTGGTGTTCGCGGTCATCGTCTCCCGGCCGATTCTGCGGGAGCAGACAGCCTCCGTGGCGGAGAGCGTAGCCGCAGGGGTCGTGTACGCAGCCGCTATCGGGCTCGTTTCGACCGGTCTTCTGTTGCCGCTCTCGATGAATATGCTCGGCGTCCAGTCGTTCCCGGAGCCGCTGGTGCCGCTGCCGGGAATGCTCGGGAGTTTCCTCGTCATTCTCTCGGTCGGCGTGGCGCATCTGGTGTACGGACTGCTACTGGGTTCGACATACGCGCTGTCCCGGGAGCGACTCGCGATGGAGACGGTCCCAACGGAGGGGTAGCGCCTCCCCGAGTGGCCTGAAGCGGAACCCTTGTTAGCCACCGACGCTGTGGTTTCCTCAATGAGCCACGATTCGCCGCCAGTCCGCCGCCTCGCGGACTGGGACCATGAACGCCTCGAAGCGGTGGCTGCCGAGCACGGCACGCCGCTGTACGTCGTTGACCTCGGCCGCGTCGCCGAGAACTACGAGCGATTCGCCGCGGCGTTTCCTGATGCCCACGTCATGTATGCCGCGAAGGCCCACACCGGTCAGGCCGTCCTCTCGAAGCTACTGGAGACTGGGGCCGACATCGAATGTGCGGCTTGGGGAGAACTCCAGCGGGCCATCGACGCCGGCGCAGATCCGAACACGCTCCAGTATACGGCCGTCAATCCGCCCGAACACGACCTCGATTACGCCGTCGAACTGGCCGCCGAGAATCCCGGACTGACGATTACAGCAGGTGCGCGAGACACCTTTGACCGCCTCGAAGAGCGGGGCTACGATGGCCGGGTCGCCATCCGAATCAATCCCGGCATCGGGACGGGCCACCACGAGAAAGTAGCGACAGGCAAAGACGCCAAGTTCGGTATCCCCTACGACGAAGTACCCGAAGTCGCGGCCGACGTGCGCGAGCGCTTCGATCTCGTCGGCCTCCACGCCCACGCCGGCAGCGGCGTCCTCCACGACGACTTAGACGACCACTGCCGGGCCATCGCCAAGGTGGCCGACATGGGCCGGGAGGTCATCGCCGACGGCGCGGCCCTCGACTTTGTCGATTTCGGCGGTGGCTTCGGTGTCCCGTACCGGGAGGACGTCGAGCCGCTGGATATGGAAATCGTCGGTGAGAAGGTCCGCGAGGCGGTCGGGGACCTTGACGCGCAGATCAAACTCGAACCCGGCCGCTACGTCGTCGCTGACGCCGAGTGTATCCTCACAGAGGTCAACACCGTCAAGGAGACGCCGGCAGCGACAGTCGTTGGTGTCGACGCCTCGCTAGCGACGCTCATCCGACCGGCGATGTTCGGCTCATATCACCCGATTCGGAACGTCACCGCGCCGGACCGCGAGGCCGAACCCGTCTCTGTCGGCGGCCCCTGCTGTACGAGCGCCGACGTGTTCTGCACGGACCGGCCTATCGCTCGGCCAGAGCGGACCGACCTGCTTGCCATCGGCAACGCCGGCGCGTACGGCTACGAACTGGCGAATCAGTTCCACTCCCAGCCACGGCCCGCCGAAGTTGCCTTCGAGGGCGGCGAGACGAGAGTCGTCCGGGAACGCGAGACGCTGGCGGACGTGACCCGTATGGAACAGTAATGGCGTTCGACATTCCCTCGTTCCACCGGCAGGCCGTCGAGACGCCCTCTCATGAGAGCGTCGACGAGATGCGCTCGCTACTGGTCGACACGCTCGAAGATGCCGGCGAATACCCGGAGATAGACGACCTCGGCAATGTCGTCGTGTCACGCGGCGATGACGACGGGACCCACATCCTGCTCAACACGCACATCGACACTGTCCCGCCACATCTACCCTACGAGCGGCGAACGGAGCCGCCGGGGGTGGACGAGGCTGTCGATGGCACCGGCGGCGACGGAGAGGGTGACATCGTCTGTGGCCGCGGTGCCTGTGACGCGAAAGGCCCGCTCGCGGCGCTTCTCGATGCGTTCCTCACCGTGACGCCCGACAACGGCCGGGTCACGCTGGCGATTTCTACCGACGAGGAGACGACACAGACCGGCGGCGCACATCTCGCGGACACTATCGACGCCGACGGGTACATCGTCGGCGAGCCGACCGGCCTCGACGTCTGTACGGCCGCCCGCGGCCAGTTCGAGGGAACCGTCACCATCCACGGCGAGAGCGCCCACGCCGCCGACCCCGGCAGCGGTCACAACGCGATTCGGGCCGCCGCGCCGGTCTTACAGGCGATGGAAAGCTATGATGAAAAGAAAGGCCCCGGCGAACACGAGACGCTTGGGCACCCCATTCTCACCCCGTCGATGGTAGAGGGCGGCGAGGCGACCAATCAGGTCCCGGCGCAGTGCACCATCACGTTCGACCGCCGGAGCGTCCCCCCGGAGACCAGCGAGTCGTTCTGTGCCGACCTGCAGGCCCACCTCGAACAGTGGCTCCCGGACTCGATGGAACTCTCTGTGGACCTCATCCGCCCGGACACGCCGTTCCCCGAGGCGTTCGCGACCGACACCGACGCGGCGCTGGTCCGCACGCTGCAGGAAGCAAGCGGCGGCGGGGTTCGACAGTTCGGGGCCGCAACGGAAGCTTCGTATTTCGCGAGCAACGGGCCGACCGTGGTATTCGGCCCCGGTGATCTGAGCGACGAAATAGGTGCCATCGCCCACTCGAAACGCGAGTACGTCCGTCTCCCGGAAGTGCGGACCGCTGCACGAGCCGTGCGAGAGACGGTCGAACGGCTGGTCTGAGTCGGCACATCACGACCTACGCAGACCGTCGCCGGACGAGATCAGACAGTGCCGTCGTCGCTTCCTCGTCTGTCACGCTCTCGAACTCCTCGTAATAATCCGCGGTGGCCTGAAACGCCGCCGGTTTCAGCGGGACGACGACGTCGTCGGCCCACCGCTGTACCTCCTCGAGTACGTCCGGTGGTGCGACGGGGGCGGCAGCGACGACATCGTCGGCACCCGCCTTCCGCAGGCGCTGTGTCGCGACGCGCATCGCCGCGCCCGTCGGTATCCCGTCGTCGACAAGCAGGACCCGTTTGCCAGCCACGTCGAGCGGCCCCCATGTCTCGCCGTAGTCGACGGCTCGCGTCTCAACAGTGTCGCTCGCATGCGTCTTCGCCTCCTGTACGTACTCCCAGTTCACGTCCAGAAACCGCATCATCGGGCTGTTGATCCACGAAAAGCCGCCCGGCGCGACGGCCCCGATAGTCAACTCCGGGTGGTTCGGTGCCCGTATACGTTGTATGACGATGACATCCATCGGGAGTCCGGTCGCGTCGGCGACCACGTTGCCGACGGGGATGCCGTTCGGTGCGAGCGTGACGACGACATCGGCGACGACATCCCGCCGGCGCAGCGCGGCTACAAGCTGTTGCGCCGCATCCGAGCGGTCTGTGAACATATACCACTATATGGAGTCACACATCCTAATTATTCCGGTTAGTGGCATCCGTGGCGTGCTGACCGAGCAGCCGACTGCGGCCCCGATTCAGTCTTGGGGCACTGGCTGCTCCGGTTCTTGCCCGAGGTTCAGCGTCTCCTCGACCTGTGTATAGGTTAGAACGAGTCCGACAAACGCGAGCGCGGCACCGGCAGTAAAGGGCGTACTGAACGAGCCGACGTTGTACAGCAGGCCCGACGCCAGCGGCCCGATAGCGACGCCGAGACCGAACGCCATTGTCAGGACAGACAGCGTCGTCCCGGACCCTCTCGCGCCGGCCAGATCACCGGCGAGTGCGAGCGATGGAGCGAACACGAGCGCGACGGCGATGCCCTGAATGAACCGCGCCAGAAGCATGAGCCACGGGCCTGTCACGATACCCTGTACGAACACCGACGGGACGAGGATGACGAACCCGGCGACGATGAACGGTCGCCGGCCGAAGCGGTCGCTCGCTCGACCGATAGGCACCTGAAAGACGACGTTCGCGATGACGACGGCGGCAAACTGGACGCTGAAAAACAGCGTCGACTCGTCCAATCGCATTCGAATCGGGCCTTCGAGCGTGGCAAACAGCGCGATGGTGGTCGCCATCATGAACGTGCCGACGCCGAGGACGAACACCGGGTCCAGCCCCTTCCCTCTCCGGTCCAGAATCGCTATCGAGAGGTCTTTGCCCGCCTCGGCATCGAGCGGCGGGTCCTGAATCAGCGCCCACACGAGGGCGAAGCTCACGACAGCGCCCAGCACGGCGACGGCGAAGGCGGCGGTGAAGCCGGATATCGCGATGCCGGCGAACCGGTAGGTCACCACGTCGTTCGCGGAGAGTCCGCCGGTGATGACGACACCGGCGATTATCGGCCCGAAGCCGAAGCCGATGAGCCGGAAGGTGTTGAACACGCCGAAGTTCCCGCCGCGCTCGGCGTCGCTCGCCGCGTAGTCGTTGACCAGCGCCACCGTCGCCGGAATCGTAAAGGCCGCACCGAGTCCCTGAAACGCCCGTGCAGCGAGGACCGTCCAGTACGAGGAGAGGAACGGGTAGGCCGCGCTCCCGATAGCGAACAACACCAGTCCGGTGAGGACGAAAATCCGGCGCTTGCCGGTCCGGTCCGAGAGCCGCCCGGTGAAGGGCTGCCCGAAACTGTTCAACAGGCCAAACAGAGAGAGCACCAGTCCGATAAGCGTCTCCGTCTGAAGCGTGAAGCCGAGTACCTGTTCGCCGACGATACCGGCAAGCGACACCTGTCCGCTGGCGATGTACAGAGGGAGAACAATGATGAGAAACGAGTTCCCGAGCGCGTCTGCCATCCTAGCGAACGCAAGCGTCAGGACTCGCGAATCAGTTCCGAGGACCATCTACCGGCTACGAAGGCGGCCACGCCCCTGATAGTTGTGTTCGCCGCGGTGGTCCGTCGATCCGAAGACGGCACT
The Haloarcula sp. CBA1129 genome window above contains:
- a CDS encoding NYN domain-containing protein, translated to MTVSHPGQRVAVLADAQNLYHTARSLYSRNIDYEALLQEAVDDRELTRAIAYVIRADSPEEESFFEALVDIGFETRIKDIKTFQDGSKKADWDVGMSLDAVSLANHVDTVVLCTGDGDFARVCRYLRHEGCRVEAMGFEESSSEDLKAAVDGFIDMSDDSDRFLL
- the dapA gene encoding 4-hydroxy-tetrahydrodipicolinate synthase, whose product is MTDIDFRGVFPAMCTPFDQDGSIDFETLREDAQRLESAGVDGLVPVGSTGESATLSHDEHIEVVEAVIDAVDDVPVIAGSGSNNTKEALELSRRSADAGADALLLISPYYNKPEQQGFIDHYTTLADAVDLPQIVYNVPSRTGQNIEPDTAAELATHPNIRAYKAASGDMNQISEIIERTRDEDFAVLSGDDGMTLPMLSVGGTGCISVSANIEPERTCAMVGAALSGDFERARAIHHELGPLFRAMFVETNPIPVKEAMRIRGYGPAHLRSPLTRLSDEHLDHLRDVLASLETEDLEDEYAEAER
- the dapB gene encoding 4-hydroxy-tetrahydrodipicolinate reductase gives rise to the protein MTRVAVNGVTGQMGGAVIEAATDSEVVVGFATSDTDAVDGVPVVHPTDAAAALREYDVDVVIDFAVPEGTLAVVEACVETGVPMVVGTTGFDEDGMARLSAASEEIPLLKATNFSQGIQVLQRLVSEAVGTLDDYDLELMETHHNRKVDAPSGTANSILNVIQEERDVEPVYGREGHAPREDDEIGVFARRAGDIRGEHELVLAGNDEVLSLSHRAEDRGVFAAGALDAATWLVGRDAGWYEFGDVVDA
- a CDS encoding 2,3,4,5-tetrahydropyridine-2,6-dicarboxylate N-succinyltransferase, whose protein sequence is MSLKADIDDLWQLKQDGLSATDATDDHRAVLDEFLAALEAGEVRAAEKSGGEWEANAWVKQGILLNFGLRETGAREYGGVDYHDVLPLRETADLGERGTRNTPDGTTIRRGAYLGEDCIMMSPSFVNIGAYVGDGTLVDSCDTVGSCAQIGENVKLGANTLIGGVLEPVESAPVIVEDEVSLGAGCRVTSGFVVGEGSIVGENTLLTPRIPVYDLVEDEVLYGELPPERRAFQRFVDSSVGENDLIPGGAYKPAVVATDVEEETLEATEREDALRE
- the lysA gene encoding diaminopimelate decarboxylase — its product is MSHDSPPVRRLADWDHERLEAVAAEHGTPLYVVDLGRVAENYERFAAAFPDAHVMYAAKAHTGQAVLSKLLETGADIECAAWGELQRAIDAGADPNTLQYTAVNPPEHDLDYAVELAAENPGLTITAGARDTFDRLEERGYDGRVAIRINPGIGTGHHEKVATGKDAKFGIPYDEVPEVAADVRERFDLVGLHAHAGSGVLHDDLDDHCRAIAKVADMGREVIADGAALDFVDFGGGFGVPYREDVEPLDMEIVGEKVREAVGDLDAQIKLEPGRYVVADAECILTEVNTVKETPAATVVGVDASLATLIRPAMFGSYHPIRNVTAPDREAEPVSVGGPCCTSADVFCTDRPIARPERTDLLAIGNAGAYGYELANQFHSQPRPAEVAFEGGETRVVRERETLADVTRMEQ
- a CDS encoding M20 family metallopeptidase, giving the protein MAFDIPSFHRQAVETPSHESVDEMRSLLVDTLEDAGEYPEIDDLGNVVVSRGDDDGTHILLNTHIDTVPPHLPYERRTEPPGVDEAVDGTGGDGEGDIVCGRGACDAKGPLAALLDAFLTVTPDNGRVTLAISTDEETTQTGGAHLADTIDADGYIVGEPTGLDVCTAARGQFEGTVTIHGESAHAADPGSGHNAIRAAAPVLQAMESYDEKKGPGEHETLGHPILTPSMVEGGEATNQVPAQCTITFDRRSVPPETSESFCADLQAHLEQWLPDSMELSVDLIRPDTPFPEAFATDTDAALVRTLQEASGGGVRQFGAATEASYFASNGPTVVFGPGDLSDEIGAIAHSKREYVRLPEVRTAARAVRETVERLV
- a CDS encoding phosphoribosyltransferase translates to MFTDRSDAAQQLVAALRRRDVVADVVVTLAPNGIPVGNVVADATGLPMDVIVIQRIRAPNHPELTIGAVAPGGFSWINSPMMRFLDVNWEYVQEAKTHASDTVETRAVDYGETWGPLDVAGKRVLLVDDGIPTGAAMRVATQRLRKAGADDVVAAAPVAPPDVLEEVQRWADDVVVPLKPAAFQATADYYEEFESVTDEEATTALSDLVRRRSA
- a CDS encoding MFS transporter produces the protein MVLGTDSRVLTLAFARMADALGNSFLIIVLPLYIASGQVSLAGIVGEQVLGFTLQTETLIGLVLSLFGLLNSFGQPFTGRLSDRTGKRRIFVLTGLVLFAIGSAAYPFLSSYWTVLAARAFQGLGAAFTIPATVALVNDYAASDAERGGNFGVFNTFRLIGFGFGPIIAGVVITGGLSANDVVTYRFAGIAISGFTAAFAVAVLGAVVSFALVWALIQDPPLDAEAGKDLSIAILDRRGKGLDPVFVLGVGTFMMATTIALFATLEGPIRMRLDESTLFFSVQFAAVVIANVVFQVPIGRASDRFGRRPFIVAGFVILVPSVFVQGIVTGPWLMLLARFIQGIAVALVFAPSLALAGDLAGARGSGTTLSVLTMAFGLGVAIGPLASGLLYNVGSFSTPFTAGAALAFVGLVLTYTQVEETLNLGQEPEQPVPQD